A single window of Liolophura sinensis isolate JHLJ2023 chromosome 6, CUHK_Ljap_v2, whole genome shotgun sequence DNA harbors:
- the LOC135468359 gene encoding uncharacterized protein LOC135468359 isoform X1, with translation MFCRCRMNSRQSVVSAVTRWWERSDSIASHHSSSFVRIRTYLKLARCLSYFSKTVKQTQKGVSFCQLGQRYTSPNLSKTVQSATLLSTNSKSSEQGYSQFVVKKAVSKFLTRLANHGIFKKQVQPIDIDDSESALKARYVYLTTCTNMWEDVPVGVKFDVSYVDSHPEAPYNIKTPVVVGLHGTPGSHQDLLPILEPMVAQGCRVVIPNFPGYGYTRGIGPGHDDCFTHSPEEKTQFLVDFLTVIGIPRVDLLVGHSAGCYPLTHMCADRSGIQSAMLICPAIHTSYRGIRPHKVLKLISDWWEVPMCRPALNAAVYLASSGGEYKGIPVSHIMTAIRTTLNVNFENVIHNAMAMDQKKFPACVMFSDNDKKIQLHLMKEYIELLGITDEETETYTSDAPDTSRGVLGYPKAVMLEGGGHYPLKKYRNIILSEQLKLLHAISKGR, from the exons ATGTTTTGTAGGTGTCGGATGAATTCTCGCCAAAGTGTGGTGTCGGCTGTAACGAGATGGTGGGAGAGGTCGGACTCCATCGCATCACACCATTCTTCATCGTTTGTTAGAATTCGCACATATCTCAAACTGGCAAGATGTctcagttatttcagcaagacggttaaacaaacacaaaagggTGTCTCGTTCTGTCAGCTTGGCCAACGTTATACTTCACCAAATCTGtctaaaactgtgcaaagtgCCACACTTCTATCAACAAATTCGAAATCCTCAGAACAAGGCTATTCCCAGTTTGTGGTGAAAAAGGCTGTCAGTAAATTTCTAACAAGACTTGCGAACCATGGGATATTTAAGAAACAGGTGCAACCCATAGATATAGATGACAGTGAATCTGCACTGAAAGCGCGATATGTTTACCTGACGACTTGTACTAACATGTGGGAAGATGTCCCCGTGGGGGTGAAGTTCGATGTGTCTTATGTAGACTCTCACCCAGAGGCCCCGTACAACATCAAAACACCTGTGGTTGTGGGTCTCCATGGAACGCCGGGATCCCACCAGGATCTCCTGCCCATCCTGGAACCTATGGTGGCCCAAGGATGCAGAGTTGTTATTCCCAATTTCCCAG GATATGGTTACACACGAGGTATTGGGCCGGGACACGATGACTGCTTCACTCATTCGCCCGAGGAGAAAACACAGTTCCTGGTGGACTTTCTCACGGTCATCGGCATACCCAG GGTGGACCTGTTGGTGGGACACAGTGCTGGATGCTACCCACTAACCCACATGTGTGCAGACCGAAGCGGCATCCAGTCTGCCATGCTGATATGCCCAGCTATCCATACTTCTTACAG GGGCATCAGGCCACACAAGGTACTGAAGCTGATCAGTGATTGGTGGGAGGTGCCTATGTGTAGACCTGCTCTTAATGCAGCTGTGTACCTGGCCAGTAGTGGGGGAGAGTATAAAGGCATACCTGTCTCCCATATAATGACTGCCATTAGGACCACCCTCAATGTCAACTTTGAAAAT GTTATCCATAATGCAATGGCCATGGATCAGAAGAAGTTTCCTGCATGTGTCATGTTTTCtgacaatgacaaaaaaatacagctGCATCTGATGAAGGAGTACATAGAACTACTGGGGATCACAGATGAGGAAACAGAGACCTACACAAGTGATGCACCAGATACCTCCAGAG GTGTGCTGGGTTACCCTAAGGCTGTGATGCTGGAAGGAGGGGGACATTATCCACTGAAGAAATACCGCAACATCATTTTATCTGAACAACTCAAACTTCTACACGCCATTAGCAAGGGCAGATAA
- the LOC135468359 gene encoding uncharacterized protein LOC135468359 isoform X2 yields MNSRQSVVSAVTRWWERSDSIASHHSSSFVRIRTYLKLARCLSYFSKTVKQTQKGVSFCQLGQRYTSPNLSKTVQSATLLSTNSKSSEQGYSQFVVKKAVSKFLTRLANHGIFKKQVQPIDIDDSESALKARYVYLTTCTNMWEDVPVGVKFDVSYVDSHPEAPYNIKTPVVVGLHGTPGSHQDLLPILEPMVAQGCRVVIPNFPGYGYTRGIGPGHDDCFTHSPEEKTQFLVDFLTVIGIPRVDLLVGHSAGCYPLTHMCADRSGIQSAMLICPAIHTSYRGIRPHKVLKLISDWWEVPMCRPALNAAVYLASSGGEYKGIPVSHIMTAIRTTLNVNFENVIHNAMAMDQKKFPACVMFSDNDKKIQLHLMKEYIELLGITDEETETYTSDAPDTSRGVLGYPKAVMLEGGGHYPLKKYRNIILSEQLKLLHAISKGR; encoded by the exons ATGAATTCTCGCCAAAGTGTGGTGTCGGCTGTAACGAGATGGTGGGAGAGGTCGGACTCCATCGCATCACACCATTCTTCATCGTTTGTTAGAATTCGCACATATCTCAAACTGGCAAGATGTctcagttatttcagcaagacggttaaacaaacacaaaagggTGTCTCGTTCTGTCAGCTTGGCCAACGTTATACTTCACCAAATCTGtctaaaactgtgcaaagtgCCACACTTCTATCAACAAATTCGAAATCCTCAGAACAAGGCTATTCCCAGTTTGTGGTGAAAAAGGCTGTCAGTAAATTTCTAACAAGACTTGCGAACCATGGGATATTTAAGAAACAGGTGCAACCCATAGATATAGATGACAGTGAATCTGCACTGAAAGCGCGATATGTTTACCTGACGACTTGTACTAACATGTGGGAAGATGTCCCCGTGGGGGTGAAGTTCGATGTGTCTTATGTAGACTCTCACCCAGAGGCCCCGTACAACATCAAAACACCTGTGGTTGTGGGTCTCCATGGAACGCCGGGATCCCACCAGGATCTCCTGCCCATCCTGGAACCTATGGTGGCCCAAGGATGCAGAGTTGTTATTCCCAATTTCCCAG GATATGGTTACACACGAGGTATTGGGCCGGGACACGATGACTGCTTCACTCATTCGCCCGAGGAGAAAACACAGTTCCTGGTGGACTTTCTCACGGTCATCGGCATACCCAG GGTGGACCTGTTGGTGGGACACAGTGCTGGATGCTACCCACTAACCCACATGTGTGCAGACCGAAGCGGCATCCAGTCTGCCATGCTGATATGCCCAGCTATCCATACTTCTTACAG GGGCATCAGGCCACACAAGGTACTGAAGCTGATCAGTGATTGGTGGGAGGTGCCTATGTGTAGACCTGCTCTTAATGCAGCTGTGTACCTGGCCAGTAGTGGGGGAGAGTATAAAGGCATACCTGTCTCCCATATAATGACTGCCATTAGGACCACCCTCAATGTCAACTTTGAAAAT GTTATCCATAATGCAATGGCCATGGATCAGAAGAAGTTTCCTGCATGTGTCATGTTTTCtgacaatgacaaaaaaatacagctGCATCTGATGAAGGAGTACATAGAACTACTGGGGATCACAGATGAGGAAACAGAGACCTACACAAGTGATGCACCAGATACCTCCAGAG GTGTGCTGGGTTACCCTAAGGCTGTGATGCTGGAAGGAGGGGGACATTATCCACTGAAGAAATACCGCAACATCATTTTATCTGAACAACTCAAACTTCTACACGCCATTAGCAAGGGCAGATAA